In one window of Desulforhabdus amnigena DNA:
- a CDS encoding UvrD-helicase domain-containing protein, whose protein sequence is MQPLANEIKVAISSDFLKAFSMIPHKQQSKVREFLEKFRMNPAAAVINYEKIQQCKDPNLRSVRIDNTYRGIVLKPEVGNVFLLLWVDHHDKAYQWAENKVFSIHPETGGLQVVDVQQAAPPSTADTEDQQKGLFHDLKDKHLLQLGVPEAFLPLVRGIKNEDDLDRHEAVLPQEAYEALFLYAAGYSIEDVLREVEKQEVEKEVDTGDFIKALENPDTMRRFHVVEDALELAEILNAPLEQWRVFLHPSQRKIVEKHANGPVRVLGGAGTGKTVCAMHRARHLAQNVFKAEGDRILFTTFTRNLAADIRENLRKICPVDVLKRIEVVNLDAWVSQFLKKNGYEHTIVYEDDTRDCWTNALNVAPKGLDLPEAFYRDEWEQIIQTQGISSGDDYMKASRLGRGRKLNRVERKAIWPVFEEYRAQLNEKGYKEAIDAIRDARVILQSKGSVLPYKAVIVDEGQDMGAEAFKLIRQMIPADGSMNDIFIVGDGHQRIYRHKVVLGQCGINIKGRSHKLRINYRTTDETRKWAVKLLEGRKIDDLDAGVDDQKGYKALLHGNPPQVVNLPSMAEETDFIVKHLKQLESEGVPINSVCLVCRTHGLLVQYEAALQSAGFTTYLIKRSAAENRSTPGLRLATMHRVKGLEFDHLIIAGVNEGIVPLQMVLEGQDNPLAVEENELRERALLYVAATRAKKNVLVTSFGKKSRLI, encoded by the coding sequence ATGCAGCCGTTGGCAAACGAGATAAAAGTCGCCATTTCATCGGACTTTTTGAAGGCCTTCTCCATGATCCCCCATAAGCAGCAGTCGAAGGTGCGGGAATTCTTGGAGAAGTTCCGGATGAACCCAGCTGCAGCTGTTATCAATTATGAAAAGATCCAGCAGTGCAAAGACCCAAATCTCCGGAGTGTCCGAATAGACAATACCTACCGTGGAATTGTACTGAAGCCTGAAGTCGGTAACGTATTCCTGCTCCTGTGGGTGGATCATCACGACAAAGCCTACCAATGGGCCGAAAACAAAGTCTTCAGTATTCATCCCGAAACCGGGGGCCTTCAGGTTGTAGATGTTCAGCAGGCAGCCCCCCCCTCTACCGCAGATACTGAAGATCAGCAGAAAGGCCTTTTTCATGATCTCAAGGATAAGCACCTTCTCCAGCTTGGCGTTCCCGAGGCATTTCTGCCACTCGTTCGCGGCATCAAGAACGAGGATGACCTGGACCGGCATGAGGCAGTGTTACCTCAAGAAGCCTACGAAGCGCTTTTTCTCTATGCCGCCGGTTATTCCATTGAGGATGTTCTGAGGGAAGTGGAAAAGCAGGAAGTAGAAAAAGAAGTCGATACAGGTGACTTCATCAAAGCCCTTGAGAATCCTGACACGATGAGGCGTTTTCATGTCGTTGAAGATGCACTGGAATTGGCCGAAATCCTAAATGCTCCTCTGGAACAATGGCGAGTTTTCCTCCATCCGTCTCAAAGAAAGATTGTCGAAAAGCACGCCAATGGCCCGGTTCGTGTGCTGGGTGGCGCCGGGACCGGCAAGACCGTTTGCGCCATGCACAGGGCCAGGCACCTGGCTCAGAATGTCTTCAAGGCCGAAGGTGATCGGATTCTTTTCACGACTTTCACCAGAAATCTCGCCGCCGATATCCGTGAAAATCTGAGGAAGATCTGCCCCGTTGATGTTCTCAAGCGAATCGAAGTGGTGAACCTCGATGCATGGGTCTCTCAGTTTCTCAAGAAAAACGGATATGAGCATACCATCGTCTACGAGGACGACACCAGGGATTGCTGGACGAATGCTCTGAACGTTGCGCCTAAAGGCCTTGATTTGCCGGAGGCTTTCTACCGGGACGAGTGGGAGCAGATCATCCAGACTCAGGGGATCTCGTCTGGCGACGATTACATGAAAGCATCCAGGCTCGGCCGGGGGAGGAAGCTCAATCGTGTCGAGCGAAAAGCCATATGGCCCGTCTTCGAAGAGTACCGGGCGCAGCTCAATGAAAAAGGATATAAAGAAGCCATCGACGCTATTCGGGATGCTCGGGTGATCCTGCAGAGCAAGGGCTCAGTCCTCCCTTACAAAGCCGTCATTGTCGATGAAGGCCAGGATATGGGTGCCGAAGCCTTCAAGCTGATCCGACAGATGATTCCTGCCGATGGGAGCATGAACGATATCTTCATCGTGGGTGATGGCCATCAAAGGATTTACAGGCACAAGGTGGTATTGGGTCAGTGTGGGATCAACATCAAGGGCCGCAGCCACAAATTGAGGATCAACTACCGCACCACGGATGAGACAAGAAAGTGGGCCGTCAAGCTTCTTGAGGGTCGGAAAATCGATGATCTGGATGCCGGCGTGGACGACCAAAAGGGATACAAAGCACTCCTTCACGGGAATCCTCCTCAGGTGGTGAACCTGCCATCCATGGCGGAGGAGACCGATTTCATTGTGAAGCATTTGAAGCAGCTGGAATCGGAGGGCGTTCCGATCAATTCAGTTTGCCTGGTCTGCCGAACACACGGTCTCCTGGTGCAATATGAGGCAGCTTTACAATCTGCAGGGTTTACTACCTACCTCATCAAGAGAAGTGCGGCCGAGAACCGCAGTACACCGGGACTTCGGCTTGCTACCATGCACCGAGTCAAGGGGCTCGAATTCGATCACCTCATTATCGCGGGAGTCAACGAAGGGATCGTGCCTCTGCAAATGGTCCTGGAGGGTCAGGACAATCCCTTGGCCGTCGAGGAGAACGAACTGAGGGAAAGGGCTCTGCTTTATGTTGCTGCAACAAGAGCGAAGAAGAATGTCTTGGTAACCAGCTTTGGGAAGAAGAGTCGGTTAATATGA
- a CDS encoding HGGxSTG domain-containing protein — MTLPCFKENLYSPTDAIDSACSQAIPDILPNIAEEYIPSKEFELLFRRIGPSVLLEELSSPYLGNVCRHRGGYESNRQSLRRLHWSFQKAKKCGAKPRSGWSCRNPAMKNGRCRLHGGKSTGAPKGNKNAFKHGRYSREAIEARKLVRELIKLSRQMIFGITSM; from the coding sequence GTGACTCTTCCATGCTTTAAAGAGAATCTCTATTCTCCAACGGATGCCATAGATTCTGCATGCAGTCAGGCTATCCCAGATATCCTCCCCAACATTGCTGAGGAATATATCCCATCCAAGGAGTTCGAGTTGCTCTTTCGTAGGATTGGACCTTCTGTCCTTCTTGAGGAGCTTTCTTCGCCCTATCTGGGCAATGTTTGCAGGCACAGGGGAGGCTACGAGTCTAACCGGCAGTCTCTCCGTAGGTTACATTGGAGCTTCCAGAAGGCCAAAAAGTGTGGTGCGAAACCCCGGAGCGGCTGGAGTTGTCGGAATCCGGCGATGAAGAACGGGCGTTGCCGCCTCCACGGAGGGAAAAGCACAGGGGCGCCGAAGGGTAACAAAAATGCTTTCAAGCATGGTCGGTATTCCCGCGAGGCTATAGAGGCAAGGAAATTGGTTCGCGAACTTATCAAGCTGAGCCGGCAAATGATTTTTGGCATAACGTCGATGTGA
- a CDS encoding response regulator transcription factor — MVSIRVVLADDHPYILRGLEDILRMEGDFEVLASCTNGEEACEAVQKHIPDILVLDIRMPGKDGMTVLKEIHDLCIPVKVVFLTAEISEEEVLESFRLGLKAIVLKEMAPKLLVQCLRKVYAGEVWIERHSFSKAMDKLLHCKERAKEVQDLLTDREIEVVKMIAQGARNTEIAERLFISESTVKRHLYNIFKKLNIESRTQLALYAKDKCLK, encoded by the coding sequence GTGGTTTCTATTCGCGTAGTTTTGGCTGATGATCACCCCTACATTCTCAGGGGCCTCGAGGACATTCTCAGAATGGAAGGGGACTTTGAAGTTTTGGCCTCGTGCACGAACGGCGAAGAAGCTTGTGAAGCCGTTCAGAAACATATTCCCGATATTCTTGTCCTCGATATCCGCATGCCCGGAAAGGACGGGATGACTGTTCTCAAGGAGATCCATGATCTTTGCATCCCGGTGAAGGTGGTGTTCTTGACGGCGGAGATCAGTGAAGAGGAAGTTCTCGAAAGTTTCCGCTTGGGGCTCAAGGCCATTGTATTGAAAGAAATGGCTCCTAAACTCCTGGTCCAGTGTCTGCGCAAAGTATACGCAGGGGAGGTGTGGATCGAGAGGCATTCATTCAGTAAGGCAATGGACAAATTGCTGCACTGTAAAGAACGCGCGAAGGAGGTGCAAGATCTCCTCACCGACCGGGAGATTGAAGTGGTTAAAATGATCGCACAGGGAGCCCGGAATACCGAGATTGCGGAGAGACTGTTTATTTCCGAAAGTACTGTCAAGAGACATTTATACAATATTTTTAAAAAGCTGAATATCGAGAGCCGCACTCAGTTAGCCCTCTATGCCAAGGATAAGTGTTTGAAATAA
- a CDS encoding S8 family serine peptidase, with amino-acid sequence MSKERCASGITLQTILLVGLLCLFWKGAAFAGVGHLTGASESFVADELLIQPRAGVAKGRLDQLFADCDASPLEEIKQLGVLRIKVPSQAVEKVRTALANNPLIQFAEYNFLAQLSLVPNDQYYASQWHLAKISAPKAWDLTFGSEAVPIAVVDSGVDPTHPDLSGKLLPGYNFLGKNTDTHDVQGHGTAVAGSAAAMSNNLAGVAGVAWQNPIMPLLVADSTGSATYSNIAQAVTYAADKGIKVINISIGGTSSSSTLQSAVNYAWNKGAVVVAAACNYSSSTPCYPAACSNVVAVSATDSSDAFASFSNYGNWVDVSAPGWGIYTTLNGGGYGGKSGTSFSSPITAGVIALIFSQNPSLTNADVVKILEENTDDLGAAGFDAYFGYGRVNAYRSVLAAGGSIPQQDLASPTVSVASPSNGSTVKGAVPVNVNASDNVGVSKVDLYIDGILFATDTSNPYSFSWDSTTHPGGIAVIKALAYDPSGNVGSSNEVSVYVDNALDTTPPSVVISSPSNGATLAMKVTITATASDDASVEQLSVYIDGSLMKSVSNQNSVTWNWNTNKTAAGAHEIRTVAKDPSGNTGEARITVYK; translated from the coding sequence ATGAGCAAGGAGCGGTGTGCGAGCGGAATAACTCTTCAAACGATCTTACTGGTTGGCTTACTTTGCCTGTTCTGGAAAGGCGCGGCGTTTGCCGGCGTTGGTCATCTCACTGGAGCAAGCGAAAGTTTCGTAGCGGATGAACTGCTCATTCAACCGCGCGCAGGGGTTGCCAAGGGAAGACTGGACCAACTCTTCGCCGATTGCGATGCGTCCCCCCTGGAGGAGATCAAGCAACTGGGGGTTTTGAGAATAAAGGTCCCTTCGCAGGCCGTCGAAAAGGTCAGGACGGCCCTCGCCAACAATCCCCTCATCCAGTTCGCCGAATACAACTTTCTGGCTCAGCTATCCCTAGTGCCGAACGACCAATACTACGCTTCACAGTGGCACCTGGCGAAGATTTCCGCCCCCAAGGCGTGGGACCTCACCTTTGGTTCGGAAGCTGTACCCATTGCGGTGGTCGACTCGGGCGTGGACCCGACTCACCCTGACCTTTCCGGTAAGCTCCTTCCCGGCTACAATTTCTTGGGGAAGAATACGGATACCCACGACGTCCAGGGACACGGGACGGCCGTTGCAGGTTCGGCTGCGGCCATGTCAAACAACCTGGCAGGTGTGGCCGGAGTCGCCTGGCAAAATCCGATCATGCCGCTCTTGGTGGCCGATTCTACCGGCTCGGCGACTTACAGCAACATCGCTCAGGCTGTCACCTATGCCGCAGACAAGGGCATAAAGGTGATCAATATAAGCATAGGTGGGACCAGCAGTTCCTCCACCCTGCAAAGCGCGGTGAACTATGCATGGAACAAGGGAGCTGTGGTTGTGGCGGCCGCGTGCAACTACTCGAGCAGTACCCCCTGTTATCCGGCGGCGTGTTCGAACGTCGTCGCAGTCTCGGCAACGGATTCCTCCGATGCCTTTGCAAGTTTTTCCAACTATGGCAACTGGGTGGACGTGTCGGCGCCGGGATGGGGGATATACACCACCTTAAACGGGGGAGGCTATGGTGGAAAAAGCGGCACTTCTTTTTCCTCGCCCATTACAGCGGGGGTAATCGCTCTTATTTTCTCCCAGAACCCCTCATTGACGAACGCGGATGTGGTAAAAATACTTGAAGAGAACACCGACGACCTCGGTGCGGCCGGTTTCGACGCGTACTTCGGCTATGGTAGAGTCAATGCGTACCGGAGCGTTCTTGCGGCGGGAGGTTCGATTCCACAGCAGGATCTGGCATCTCCGACAGTCTCCGTCGCCTCACCATCGAACGGGTCCACGGTGAAAGGTGCCGTTCCAGTCAACGTGAACGCATCGGACAATGTCGGGGTATCGAAAGTGGACCTTTACATCGATGGGATCCTGTTTGCGACCGATACGAGCAACCCGTACAGCTTCAGCTGGGACTCGACCACGCATCCGGGCGGCATAGCCGTCATCAAAGCCCTGGCCTATGATCCTTCAGGAAATGTGGGATCATCGAACGAGGTATCGGTTTATGTAGACAATGCGCTGGATACGACGCCGCCGTCCGTAGTCATTTCTTCACCCTCCAACGGCGCAACCCTTGCCATGAAGGTGACCATTACGGCCACCGCCTCGGACGATGCCTCGGTTGAGCAGCTCAGCGTATATATAGATGGAAGTCTCATGAAGTCTGTATCGAACCAAAATTCTGTGACATGGAATTGGAACACCAACAAAACGGCGGCCGGGGCGCATGAGATCAGGACTGTGGCCAAAGATCCGTCAGGGAATACCGGCGAGGCAAGAATAACCGTTTACAAATAG
- a CDS encoding sensor histidine kinase, which produces MAHTIGWRYFPHMRAELLIAASRCILASFSLLAIWLDPSEPARYAALAYSMMVGYVVYSLAVIVTVWHIPSPIKHFGLITHGLDLMIFTVFMFFTEGATSPFFVYFVFSVVCAAIRWQWRGSAYTTMIALAAFLGLGFYSEHIIHDPSFELNKFIIRSVYLIVIAMLLSYAGDYLQKMLDDISLLAEWSHDLPHDAPLLVSLLLDRASAVLRAPRALMVWEESEEPWLNVAYWSRNEFKLTRERPDIFGEIVSKNLADKDFLCLDGNLSKSVVLYESGDCFGCDEEGEVLDAALQAQYVIGAALSFKLQEKHFQGRLFVLDKRKMTCDDLVLGKIVAYRITMILNQHYLFEQLHRMAIAEERIRLARDLHDGLLQSLASIGIKAHTADRLMDRDPVMAHEELIQIQKLLSYEQRDLRCLIQELKPEQAILRNPDASLYVRLSELIDLIKNHWRIQVQFKMRSAEDRFISTTIKQDIYFILREALVNAAKHADASTVSVEMGVENHHVTMVVADNGHGFPYFGHYDHETLCSLHLGPVTIRERVAGLGGTLTLDSRESGACLTIVLPLKE; this is translated from the coding sequence ATGGCGCATACCATAGGTTGGCGGTACTTTCCGCATATGCGCGCAGAACTGTTGATTGCTGCTTCGCGGTGCATTCTTGCCTCTTTTTCACTCTTGGCTATCTGGCTCGATCCTTCAGAGCCAGCCCGCTACGCCGCGTTGGCTTATTCCATGATGGTAGGCTACGTTGTCTATTCACTGGCCGTGATAGTAACAGTCTGGCATATCCCTTCTCCAATCAAACACTTCGGACTGATCACACATGGATTGGACCTGATGATCTTCACGGTCTTCATGTTTTTCACTGAAGGCGCTACGAGTCCTTTCTTCGTGTACTTCGTTTTTTCGGTCGTGTGCGCGGCAATACGCTGGCAATGGCGCGGATCAGCATACACCACGATGATCGCCCTGGCAGCGTTTCTCGGATTGGGTTTTTATTCCGAACACATTATTCATGATCCCTCTTTCGAACTCAACAAGTTCATTATCCGCAGCGTCTATCTTATTGTGATCGCAATGCTCCTCAGTTACGCGGGAGATTATCTGCAAAAAATGTTAGACGATATCAGTTTATTAGCAGAATGGTCCCATGATCTCCCACACGATGCCCCTCTCCTCGTGAGCTTGCTGCTTGACCGCGCGTCTGCTGTCCTGCGAGCTCCACGCGCCCTTATGGTATGGGAAGAATCCGAAGAGCCCTGGCTCAATGTTGCCTACTGGTCTCGAAATGAATTTAAGCTGACTCGTGAACGTCCGGATATTTTTGGCGAAATTGTCTCCAAAAATTTGGCTGACAAAGATTTTCTCTGTCTCGATGGAAACTTGTCGAAATCAGTTGTGCTCTATGAGTCAGGAGATTGTTTCGGCTGTGATGAAGAGGGGGAGGTTCTCGATGCCGCGTTGCAGGCGCAATATGTCATTGGGGCGGCTCTCTCCTTCAAGCTGCAAGAGAAGCACTTTCAAGGTAGGTTGTTTGTCCTGGATAAACGGAAAATGACTTGCGATGATTTGGTACTGGGCAAGATAGTGGCCTATCGCATCACAATGATCCTCAACCAGCATTATCTTTTTGAACAGCTCCACCGGATGGCTATTGCGGAAGAGCGCATCCGCCTCGCTCGGGATCTGCATGACGGTCTGCTTCAGTCCCTTGCCAGCATTGGAATCAAAGCCCATACAGCGGACCGTCTCATGGATCGAGACCCTGTAATGGCTCACGAGGAATTGATCCAGATTCAGAAGTTACTCTCCTACGAGCAACGTGATTTGCGTTGCTTGATCCAGGAGCTGAAACCCGAGCAGGCGATACTGCGAAACCCGGATGCTTCCTTGTATGTTCGATTGAGCGAGCTCATAGACCTGATCAAGAATCACTGGAGAATTCAGGTTCAATTCAAGATGCGGTCTGCCGAAGACCGGTTTATCTCCACCACGATCAAACAGGATATCTACTTCATCCTTCGAGAGGCATTGGTCAATGCCGCAAAGCATGCCGATGCCTCAACCGTATCTGTGGAAATGGGGGTAGAGAACCATCACGTGACCATGGTTGTCGCGGACAATGGACATGGTTTTCCGTATTTCGGCCATTATGATCATGAGACGTTGTGCTCCCTGCACCTTGGTCCGGTGACAATTCGTGAGAGAGTCGCGGGGCTGGGCGGAACGTTGACACTTGATTCCAGGGAATCAGGAGCGTGCCTGACGATCGTACTTCCTCTGAAAGAGTAA
- a CDS encoding citrate/2-methylcitrate synthase has translation MEAELLLKNVGLRGVAVADSKIDYIDGEQGILIYRGYAIEDLAAQSSFEETLYLLLNGDLPGADNLLSFSQRLKESRDVPSLAWRPSLPCDAAYPATWNCFRPIEAYRMPVISSGSSAPTSRHQRWLGLLNSPLIKSNVDFYSGLLYSLMGIPADAMMAMFAISIAMGWVPTSSMKKFAEAEPKPILYRPEAE, from the coding sequence ATGGAAGCCGAGTTGCTCTTGAAAAACGTGGGACTGAGGGGAGTAGCGGTTGCCGACAGCAAGATCGATTACATCGACGGTGAGCAGGGCATCCTGATCTACCGAGGTTATGCCATAGAAGACCTTGCTGCACAGTCCAGTTTCGAGGAAACCTTATATCTACTGCTCAATGGAGACCTGCCTGGCGCAGACAATCTTCTTTCGTTTTCCCAGCGGTTGAAAGAATCCAGAGACGTGCCATCTCTCGCATGGCGGCCGTCGTTGCCGTGCGATGCCGCATATCCTGCGACTTGGAACTGCTTCCGCCCGATAGAGGCCTATCGCATGCCGGTAATTTCCTCTGGCAGCTCAGCGCCAACCAGCCGACACCAGAGATGGCTCGGGCTCTTGAATTCTCCATTGATCAAATCAAACGTAGATTTTTACAGCGGTCTGCTCTATTCCCTCATGGGGATTCCAGCAGACGCCATGATGGCGATGTTTGCCATTTCCATTGCCATGGGATGGGTACCTACATCATCGATGAAAAAATTTGCCGAAGCCGAGCCGAAGCCCATTCTTTACCGGCCTGAGGCAGAATAA
- a CDS encoding NAD(P)H-dependent oxidoreductase, whose amino-acid sequence MKVVCLLGNPRENGNSSALANHFCNTAERLGAQVQTFVLNKLNPCLPFCCPLTEGEIYQFLG is encoded by the coding sequence ATGAAGGTCGTCTGCTTACTTGGAAACCCACGGGAGAATGGAAACAGTTCAGCCCTTGCCAACCATTTCTGCAACACCGCTGAAAGGCTTGGCGCACAGGTCCAAACTTTTGTTCTAAACAAACTTAACCCATGTTTACCATTTTGTTGCCCCCTGACGGAGGGCGAAATCTATCAATTTTTGGGTTAA
- a CDS encoding ABC transporter permease, which translates to MIGILKIAFKLLVNDRAKFAALIVGISFAVFLMVQMTSIFAGILAKSSSTVTNIGARIWVMDPSVKNPLNSIPMPDYVLDAVRSINGVKYAVPLYSGTALVRLGSGIYQPATVLGLDDTSLVGRPELIEGKIEDIYGENAFIAVRDQEFAKLGNPTIGTTFEINDNRGLIVGIARVAASGLFGIPTLYTTYKRAIQYIPSTRFTIAYILVEPKTDNDISYIKDEVAAIGYLGLTDIELKKRVADYYKYQTGLGTNILMMTVISFLVGLSISGQTFYTFVLENMEKFGALKAIGAKSYELIYMILFQAMFTGFTGYGLGVGLCSLLIGVAKHKVPDYTADINYSNLGLAFAMVLIIIAVSSYIAVRKVISVEPFDIFRG; encoded by the coding sequence ATGATTGGAATATTGAAAATTGCATTCAAGTTACTGGTAAATGACCGAGCCAAATTTGCGGCGCTCATCGTGGGAATAAGCTTTGCGGTGTTTCTCATGGTCCAGATGACGTCCATATTTGCCGGCATCCTGGCCAAGTCATCATCTACAGTGACCAATATCGGCGCCAGAATCTGGGTAATGGACCCTTCGGTCAAGAACCCTCTCAACAGCATCCCCATGCCTGACTATGTGCTGGATGCGGTTCGGAGTATCAACGGCGTAAAATATGCGGTGCCCCTCTATTCCGGTACGGCCCTCGTCAGACTCGGTAGCGGCATCTACCAACCGGCGACCGTCCTCGGGCTGGACGACACGAGTCTCGTTGGCAGGCCCGAACTGATCGAAGGGAAAATCGAAGACATTTATGGAGAAAACGCGTTCATCGCCGTCCGTGACCAGGAGTTCGCCAAATTGGGGAACCCCACCATCGGAACGACCTTCGAGATAAATGACAACCGGGGGCTCATTGTCGGCATCGCCCGGGTGGCCGCGAGCGGTCTGTTCGGAATTCCGACGCTTTACACTACCTACAAGCGGGCCATTCAATACATACCCTCCACCCGCTTCACTATTGCGTATATTCTGGTAGAGCCCAAGACCGACAATGACATTTCCTACATAAAGGATGAAGTTGCGGCAATCGGATATCTCGGATTGACCGATATCGAACTGAAGAAGAGAGTTGCCGATTATTACAAATACCAAACTGGACTTGGCACCAACATCCTCATGATGACCGTGATAAGCTTCCTAGTGGGCTTATCCATTTCGGGACAGACTTTCTATACATTCGTTTTGGAAAATATGGAAAAATTTGGAGCTCTCAAGGCCATCGGCGCCAAGAGCTACGAACTTATCTATATGATCCTTTTTCAGGCGATGTTCACGGGATTTACGGGATATGGCCTGGGTGTCGGCTTGTGCTCTCTGTTGATAGGTGTTGCAAAACACAAAGTGCCTGATTATACTGCAGATATCAATTACTCCAACTTGGGTCTGGCTTTCGCCATGGTGCTCATCATCATCGCTGTTTCAAGCTATATCGCCGTTCGAAAAGTTATTAGTGTGGAACCCTTTGATATTTTTAGAGGTTGA